The sequence cgagcagatcagcaccgtaatagtagcagcgcctctacggtatccacacgtacaaggatggaatcaccgtgcgccggtgtgctagcaccgcgcgcccggctagggtttcgaagggagttcgggaataggaggcgacCAGGGTTTTttgtggcaagatctgtttttctggaaaaactcaatgcgccttggcccctgcctattcttatatagagcacgctaatgggcctctattatgactctaaaccctaatggtcctttaatcaacattaaagcctattagcagatccaatccgcaaactcgatcgcctctagggcacaTCACCAATAAAAAGAGAGTGGTGAATAGATTTGGCCCATCGAGGAAAatggagaaaaaggaaaataggAAAGTAGCTGGGTTGGGCTGCAAAAAGAGGGGGAGCGAATTTGGCCTGTGGAAGGTTTAAAGGATTAGAAATATTTTAAACATTTCTAGAATTAGGAAGTCCAGATTTGAATTTCATTCAAAATTGAattagcaaacaaacaaatccaacaaaatccaGGAAACTCCAAAATACATTATGATTTGGTTTGTGcatgtttttaaaatttaaaatttaaatttgatgtatatttggGATACTTTGCCTAGATTCACTTGAGTTTTTTTCTTGCTTGTTGCAAATttaaaaagttcaaatttttagtgattttttagACATGACCAAAAACATAGGGTGTTAAATGTCCTATGGTCATCGCATCATTATGTACTTAAATTTGGATATTCTcgacttgcaacctctctacaacagGCATACGGTGTACCTTCCCATATGCCACCACATCATGCGGTATATCAGTTGTCCACAGCCACCGCATTATACTGTGTATCATGCAAGGACTAGGTTTCCAAGAGAACTTGTCTAACTCGATCTTTCTCAAGTCGTGACATTTGTAACTTCTTTTTCATGATGGCTTGGGTTTTCATTCTGATCTATTAGAGCTAGTAAAATCTAGTGTGCATCATGTGTTAGATAACTAATCTAAAGATACCAGATCAAGCTATTAAATTCAAACCCCTCTTCGTAGTACGACCAAAGAGAGTAAATCTATCCACACAAGCGATGATTTTAACACCATAATCACTTTGTGTAAACAATAGGTCATTATATTCTATGACCTTGATGTTCATTCCTTTAAGGTGTTTCGAATCTCAAGTGCAACATATAGCATCCATAAGACAAAATCTTGTATATTAGCAACAATATGATATGTTAATCACATTAACTATGTTAAcgttaatcactaaaatcatattgACCCAATATAAAGTCTTTCATTTTCAACAATGCAACTTGAGTCATCGCCAAATTGAAAAGAGTAGATAGGGTTACCTACGGGAGGTTGATGACCTTCCTTTTCTTCCCTtcccttgttcttttttttcttgacaATGATCATTTACCAACAATGATATAACCGAGTACAAACAATGATATGAATGTCACAGCAGCATTCcttaatttttatataactGAGTACAAGCAATGATATGAACATCACATCATCGCATTAAATCCCAGCCGTTTTATTAGTGACCCAATTGTCACAAATGCACAATTGCACAATCCCAGAAAGTTAAAACAGAagggagataaaaaaaaaaatcttaatataatataaattgtTTTGGTCGGCTAAAATGGTCAACTAAGAGTGCCTCATTTACCCTTGATCTTAAAATACCATATTAGAAAAAGTTAAATATCGTTAGCACAAGTCCTAATATGCGCACATATGCACAAACTCATTCGGACCGTGGCATACTCGGATTCCGCGGAAAAAATTGCAGATGGAACCACCACTTCCCACTTCCGCAGTTTAGCAACACCCTAGTACCGAATGAGTTTGTGCATACATGCACAAATAGACCTTGTGCACCAGATACTTCGCCATAGAAAAAAGATATACGAGAAACATGATGGAAGGTTCTGTTACTTCTAAAAGGGTTGATGAAGAAATGCCTTTTTAAAACAAAGTAATCTGGCGTCTATGAATtctttagttttatttgctaatCAATGGTTATGGTAGAAAGTCAACTAAAAACATGTCCGCTAGTACATAGACTAATTCTGCTAGCGCATAACATAAGCATCGGTTTATTCTTCTCTTAGGATTCTTTAAGAGATAAATAAACCACATAAAAAACGGCATGTTTTCATAGGAGGATCTTAATAAAATTCCTAAGAGTTTAATCAAATAAAACATAGTCACAAGCATTCTTTGAATAATTCCCTTGTTCCCTAAAGACTTGGAACAAATAAGGATTTCATCAGAATATGCTACCTTATGTTTGTAGagtgtttggaaaaaaaaagtactCTATCCCTTTTCACTTTGGGTGGGAGGATTGAAACCTTAATTCTTAGGATTTAGGATAAATTTGaacaaaatcctaaaaatccCTAGAGCACTCCTCACCTCCAAATAGGCACTAAATTGGGAAAATAAGATAGTGTCAGATCTTTCCATGCTACGTTGCACCCTCTCAAAACCACTCgtagaagaaagaaaaattaaGCATGTAGAAGCACTAATCTCAAAGTgtcattcaattttttttcttaagagCATGAGGAACTCAGATATATTCAATTGTTGatgctgtatggatgcaataacggACACAAATGCCCAATCAGCACGAAGTAGGAACAAACAATCTTTTATGTTCAATCCACATATACTCAGATCAGGGCCTAAACAAATGGCTGTAAGAGAGCTGTATGGTTAAGGTTGTATGCTTGTACAGTTGTACGTGGGGTATTCCCTGGATAGAAACCAAAAAGTCAACGAGATTAGCAACCGGAAATCTCGACCCAGTAACCACTCAGAAGAAATTTGGAAATgtgttgataattttttttctgatctATTGAGATCAACTTGATTTCGAAATACACTTGAAAGTTGAGACagaaaaaaagattaaatgaaATACCCAACAAGTACCAATTGTAGATCTCTTAACTGAAATTCTATCAAATGGAGCAAATAACAGCATTTATATATCAGCACCAAAATATATTCACATCACTGTCACTGCTCACTACTTCAAATTGTATTTCAGACTATACAAGTAATTGAAGTATCCTTATTTTGTGTCAAGATACTCTACCTTAAAAAAGCATAGCAAGCCCTGCAAGAACATATCTCAGCACCCTGTCTGGGAGCTGAAGAATGGAAGTTCCTTGTATAACACAAACTGAGTCACGACAGTACTACAAGTTGATTCCAATGCACAGGAATGTCTTCACCAGTACCAGACATAAAACCTGAAAGAGTTCCAACATTATGCACCAAATTAGAATCGTGATTATTGCTGGTACTAAAAACTGTTCCTGGTATATTCTGAAAAATAACCTTAGTGATACAAGACGATTTGTAACAATGACGAGAGCAAGTGACCAAAGCAAGTTTTTCTAATTGAGAGCAATTGACAAGAACAACATGGGCAAGCATGAGCTTTAAGTATCTTGCTTCACCTTATAATGTTGTGGATTATTTAGCAGGAAAATATAAGCTAATGACTTCAAAAGGATATCAAGTGAATAATAGTCACCGAGAAACATTCACAAACAGAATAAGAACCAACTGAAAAAGAAATAGTATGGAGAGTGGCATGAAAAGATAATCACATAGAGAAGCTATACAGAGAAATCATATAATGATGCGAACTATATGGTGGCAGAAATATCACAGATGAAACTCAAaatatactccctccagtcacaaatgAGAAATTTTCTGATGTGTTCAGCTAACTCTTAAAAACATTGGTACCAATATATCTaagaatatttagattagaCATGTGAAAATCATGTGTGGACTTGTTACAAAAAGTATTTCAATgaaattataattatattagGTTTGATAAATAAGCACAAAAATGGTGGTCAAATTTGCATTTTGGAGACAGACTGTTTTGGTTTCCAAAACCACTCTTTTAATGATGGGATGGTGTAATTaccaaaaaataaatagaagGCAGACCAGAAAGAAGTATAAACAATCACACCATGAAGTTAAAGAACGAGCACATGCAAAGGTTGATTATAAGAAAAATGATACTGATAACCAAGATGCGGTGAACAGATGCAAGAAATGGGACAGCATTCAAATTCACCAATGTACCAGGAAGGGGCAGTAGAAAAACAGGTACAAACTGAATTAAGATGTATGGTCGAACTAATACGGTATTTGTCGGTCAAGCCATACAACCCAACAATTTCTATTGATCAGCTTTCAAGGGGGGTGTTGACCAGAGGTGTAGACATGACCATAAGATTCAAAGCCCCAAGGTAGAAGGGGGAAGACGTTCTCAAGCCCAGGGAAGGATACTTGAGCCAAACGTGttgaatttattttatattgatATAGTCCCCAAGAAAGCAGTGGCATAATATAACAAATGAAATGTTTAAGTTTAGCCCAGTGGTAAACAATTGGCTCTGATATCAGCTAAAACTATTTTAACACTGCGATTTCAGTGAGAAACAAACAAAAGCCAGATTTGGTCACATGGCTAGATCTTGCAATTTTAGCTCATCATGTTTGGCATGCTTGGGCTGCATGTTTAACTTGCCCTCAAagttttgtcaaaaaaattaGGGCCTGAATTGGATAGGGGGGTTTGAATCTGAATCCTAAGTATCTTGTACCAATTTGAATTAAATCCCGAAAGTCCACAGAGCATAACTCCGAATGAACTGTCTCAAAGACATTATTAAAATGGAATCTTGTTAACCAGGGTTCAGCTTGGTGAATTTCTTGCATTATATCCTGAATGCAAGACAGTGCCTTGTCTATTTCTAGATCAGCACAGACACTTGTGAAATCTCATTAAAAACCCTGCTAAGGTACCCAGTAGCAAGGATCTTAGATTGAGCAAACATGTTAGGATGCACGATCTACGGATTTCGATTTCatcttgttttgaattttgcatTTAATTGAACGGAACAAAACCATACTAGGTTCACTTTTCCAAATTGATCAATAGTCATTTCATCAGAGAAAAATATTACATGCACAAATGTTTGCTCAGAACAAATCACTAAGAAAATATTGCACGCATTGTCATTTGCTCAAAACTTTATCACAGGTGATATGCTGATACTTTGGCAGGTGAATCGAACCAAGGCAAGGCATCTTCCCTTTTGAAAGAAAACAGGATATAACAAAGAGCAGGCAACTAAGAGCCATATACCTATGTATGCGATCGGTGTACATCTAAAGCACTTTGAGTGACTGATTGTCATGAAAGCTGCCTCAGTGCTGCGACCACTCGATGCTCTTGAGGTCAATGCCAGCCTTTGCCATCTCATAGAGTGGGCTCATGTCACGGAGCTTCTTCACCTGATGCACAGTGAGCTCAATTGCTCTGTCCACCTCTTCCTCCGTGGTAAAGCGGCCAATGCCAAAGCGAATAGAGGTGTGCGCCATGTCCTCCTCCACCCCGAGCGCCCGCAGCACGTATGAGGGTTCCAAGCTGGCACTAGTGCAGGCACTACCACTTGACACAGCCACCTCCTTCAGCCCCATCAGCAAGCTCTCCCCCTCCACATATGCAAATGACAAGTTCAGATTGCCTGGGTAACGGTGCTCCATGCTTCCATTGATGACAATATCATCAACCTGTGCACGGATGCCATCAAGCAGCCTATGCTGCAGAGCGGTGGCTCGCCTATGGTCATAGTCCATCTCTTGAGCTGCAATCTCACACGCTGCACCAAATCCAACAACAAGCGGTGTGGGCACTGTCCCACTACGGATGCCACGCTCCTGCCCACCACCACTCATCTGGGGCTCCACCCTGATACGTGGGCGGCGGCGAAGATAGAGCGCCCCCACGCCCTTGGGCCCGTAAATCTTGTGTCCAGAGAGCGACATGAGCCCAATCCCCATTCTGTTCACATCAATCGGAATCTTCCCAAGCGCCTGCGCAGCATCAGTGTGGAACGGCACGCCCTTCTCTTTGCAGATGCGGCCAATCTCCTCGAGCGGCTGGACGACGCCGATCTCGTTGTTGACCGCCATGACGGAGACGAGCCCGGTGTCGGGGCGGATGGCATGCTCGAGCTGTGCGAGATCGACGAGACCGTCGGAGCGCACGGGGAGGTAGGTGACCTCGAAGCCCTCCTGCTGCAGGTACCTGCAGGAGTCGAGCACGCACTTGTGTTCGGTCTGCGTAGTGATgacgtggcggcggcggtcgcgGTAGAAGCGCATGACGCCCTTGACGGCGATGTTGTTGCACTCAGTGGCGCCAGAGGTGAAGAAGATCTCGCGCGGGTCGGCGCCGACGAGCGAGGCGACGCGCGCGCGGGCGGACTCGACGGCGGCATCGGACTCCCAGCCGTAGAGGTGGGTGCGGGAGTGCGGGTTCCCGTAGCTGGAGATGTAGAAGGGGAGCATGGCGTCGAGGACGCGCGGGTCCACGGGCGTCGTCGCCTGCATGTCCATGTACAGCGGCCGCCCCGAGATGCGCACGCCCTTGACCGTGATggactcctcctccaccacctcggcgggcgcggcggccgtgGAGAGCGcgcgggcgggggcgggggagCAGGGGCCGCGGGCAACGCCGCCTCCGCGGCGGaggaagagggggaggagacgGCGGGAGAGGGCCATGGGTGGGGAGGGGGGAGGTGGGTAGGGTTCAGGGGGGGTTGGGGGCCGCCGCTGGACTCCCGTTTCGGTGGAGGGGTGATTTGGGAATTGCAGAGGAGAATGGGGTTGCGGCGGGGGAGGATAGAGGCACGACGCGGCGCGGTGGTGGATGGAGGACGGAGCTAGACAAGTGGGGCACGCAACGGCGACGCTTCACACTGAGGTTCAGGCCCATTGGGCTGTTGAGACGCGGTCCGGCTCCAATCGCAACAATGGCAGAGAGCCCAGGAAGCAGCCAGCTCATCTCAGCAAAGGTGTACGTGTGAAACCAGGTTGGATACGGTCAGGTATCACTCACCTTATTGTAGCGCGCATATATATAACAGAGTAAGTGTACATGTGTAACATACgtgaaattaataatattatgataCATGTTGTAACATTCTgtgttttagcatttagattaTAACAAAATTcacttatttaaaaaaatataattatttaaaaccaacataaaatcaagaatatatatttgagtatatatatatatagttgtatgtgtatattcaaatatattattttggctaagtattttAAAGAGTACCAAATTAATTTCTCAATTAATCCTTGCAATAATTTGAATCATatgtattttggtttattttttttatggttctttgattggagatttgaatttgaatatctcttaaatttaaatctatttgtAGATTCAATTTAGCTGAAATccaaattaattcaaatattttgaattcaa is a genomic window of Phragmites australis chromosome 17, lpPhrAust1.1, whole genome shotgun sequence containing:
- the LOC133897150 gene encoding cysteine desulfurase, mitochondrial-like translates to MALSRRLLPLFLRRGGGVARGPCSPAPARALSTAAAPAEVVEEESITVKGVRISGRPLYMDMQATTPVDPRVLDAMLPFYISSYGNPHSRTHLYGWESDAAVESARARVASLVGADPREIFFTSGATECNNIAVKGVMRFYRDRRRHVITTQTEHKCVLDSCRYLQQEGFEVTYLPVRSDGLVDLAQLEHAIRPDTGLVSVMAVNNEIGVVQPLEEIGRICKEKGVPFHTDAAQALGKIPIDVNRMGIGLMSLSGHKIYGPKGVGALYLRRRPRIRVEPQMSGGGQERGIRSGTVPTPLVVGFGAACEIAAQEMDYDHRRATALQHRLLDGIRAQVDDIVINGSMEHRYPGNLNLSFAYVEGESLLMGLKEVAVSSGSACTSASLEPSYVLRALGVEEDMAHTSIRFGIGRFTTEEEVDRAIELTVHQVKKLRDMSPLYEMAKAGIDLKSIEWSQH